GAAACAACTTCCAAAAATTCCGGGCGCTCAAAGTCGATATCGCTCACCAGGCCTTTGCTCTCAATCGAGTTGTGATCAAACAAAACTCTGACCAGGGACTGGGCAACCACTTTTTCTTCATCCGGATAATACACCAACTCTTCACCAAAAAGACGATCCCCGGAAGCAGACTCGGCCTCAACGCTACCTTTGAAGCTAAAAACATCCTCTACCAGATCCAGCTCTGCCTCGCCAGCACGAATTGTACTCCGCAAACTACCCGTTTCATCAAATACAGAAACCAGAACGCCTCCTTCACAGCGCATCCGGGTTATGCTCTTGTCAAGCTGGGCCTGAGGTGCTTCCAATAGCCATTTGAGCAAATCACCGTCCCAGCCTCTGACTATCATCCCCTGGAGCTTGATTCCCAACTCCGCTGCCTCTTCAGTCTTTTCAGCTTCAGCCTCTGTCTCTGATTCCTCCCCCAATCTCTCGGGAGAACGCAAAAGAAAGACCAGGACTAAAGATGTGGCCACCAGAAAAAGCACAACAATCAGTACATTGAACAGTCTGCTCCGGGCAAACCGTTTCATACTTTTACAACGCTTTCAAGCCTCAGGTCTCCACCTCGTAAGGCCAGCAAGCTAAACCGCCGTCCATAACTTTCACATTCTCAAAACCAGCTGCCTTAAGAATTAGAGAAGCTTCATAACCTCTCAAGCTAACTGCACAGAAAACAACAATTTCTTTGTCCCGGGGTAAAGTGTCAAGTTTGCTGCGCAGTGCACCAAGGGGAATCAGAGTACTACCCGGAATACGAACTTTTTGGTACTCAGCTGGAGTGCGAACATCCAAAAGCAAAAAATCTTCGCCCCGCTTTCTTTTACGCTCCACCTCAAGGGGCGAAATGCCTACCATTTTACCTTCAAGTTTATTACGAACCACATTGGCTGCCACACAGATATTGTCAATTGCTGAAGCATAAGGAGGAGCATAGGGAACATCGAGGTTGGAAATTTCTTCAATCGTTGCCCCATAGTGAAGCGCTGTAGCTACGGCATAAACGCTCTTGGTAACTTCCCCTTCACCCAGGAACTGTCCACCAAGCAGTTTTCCACTCTTTTTATCAACTACCAGTTTAGTGATGACTCTCTTTGCGCCCGGGAAATAGTGCGCCCTGTCTGGAGCTGGAACCAGCGCATATTCGACTTCATATCCCATCTCCTTTGCCTGACGCACACCCAGACCGCAGCGAGCAATGGTGTAATCAAAAAGTTTAAAGATGACCGAGTTGACGGCTCCTCGAAAGGCTTCCGAACCTCCAGCAATATTAATTGCCACCACTCTTCCTTGCTTGTTGGCCAAAGAACCCATAGGCATGTACGCACTTTTTCCACAGACCAGGTTTTCAACTTCTACACAGTCTCCACAGGCAAAAATGCAGGGATCGCTGGTGCGCAGGAAAAGATCCACTTTAATGCCTCCGTTGGGGCCAATCTCAAGACCCGCCTTGCGAGCCAAATCTGCGTTGGGACGAAAACCTGTAGCCAGAATGACCAGGTCAGCCTCATAGGAACTTTTATCAGTGATAACCCTTTTTACCGTACCACCTTCTCCTTCCACTCTTTCCACTCGTTCTCCCACTTTCACAGTAACGCCTTTCTTCTGGCAATAGCGGCGCACCAGAATTCCCATATCCTCATCAAGGATGGGTAAAATCTCGGGAAGAACTTCAATAATGGTAACCTCCAGCCCGCTTTTCACCAAGCTCTCAGTCATCTCCATCCCAATAAGTCCACCGCCTATGATCACCGCCTTTTTGGCCAGCTTCTCCCGAATGGTCCAGCGAATTGCTTCAGCATCCTCAATGCCATGCAGAGTGTAAACATGACCAAGATCCAGGAGCTTCAGTTCAGTATTCGGATTTTCCAGATCCACTGCCTTGATAGGAGGAATGGCCACTTCAGCACCGGTAGCCAAAACCAAGTAATCGTAAGTAAGCGAAAACACCTCTCCGGTATCGATACGGCGGGCTTCCACTTCTTTCTTTTTGCGGTCTATGCGCAACGCTTCGGTACGATTGTAGACTTTCACGCCTTTCATCTTTTCAAAATACTCGGGATCCCGCATCACCCCAACCGGGGTTTCCATTAACTCTTTCTGCTCTTTGATATCACCGCCGATGTAATAGGGAAGTCCACAACCCGCATAAGAGAGGAACTTCCCCTTTTCCAGAATGACCACCTCAGCCTCCGGGTCCAGTCGCTTCAGTTTTGCAGCAACTTTGGGGCCAGCCGCCACGCCACCTATAATGACCACTTTCTTCGACATATGCTTCACTCCTTTCTATCCACGCAGTTTTCTGACTTCGTTGTATATGCTACCCAAGCAAAAAAGCGCTGCCCCCCCAACAAACGTGCCAAAACCAGCCAAAACAGCTCCTGCTACCCCTCCCATCCACATCCAGGGTCTCATCTCCTGCATGGGAGGAAACTCCTCTCCCTCAAAAGGAGCAAACTCCGAAGAAGATTGGAAAAAATGCATAAAACTTCCCAGTCCCAGTACCGAAAAAACCGCCACTGCAATTCCAAAAATCATGACAATGATACCCACGATTCTCAAAAAAGTACCCATCTTTACCCTCCCCAAGAATTAGGAATTCTTTTTCAAAGCCTCTTCTTTGATCAAGATGATTTCTTGATCGCTGATTTCCCGACCAAAACTACGCAGCCCTGAAACTTTAAAACCATGTTTTTCAGCAAGACGGGTAATTTCTTTTACCTTCTCGACCTCCACCTCCTTACCCAGCGTGTAATCTTCAAAACGTCCCTCCAGGGTTAAAATCATGGTTTCCGCCATGCAGGCATAGGCTTTACCAGGTGGATAACCAAAATCCATCCCGAAATCGGGATCTCCAGGAACATCCACCACGCCACCTTCGATAACCAGCACATCCTTCCGTTGCTTCGCCACTTCATGAGCCACGTTGCGGGGACGGGCCACATCGCAAATGACAGCTCCCCGGGCAATCCAATCGGCACGGATGATGCCTCCAATAGCCGAAGTTACGGTGAGAATAGCTCGCGAATTCCTAATGCCTTCCTCTACGTCCACAAAGCCGGGAACCTTGATTCCCAGCTTATCTTCTATTTCTTTCTGGACAGCACGTACTTTATCAGGGTCTCGCCCTACCAGGCGTATTTTTTTTCCTTCTTCAGCCAGAATGAGTGCACAAGCTTTACCAATGGACCCAGTCGCACCCACAACCGAGATTTCTTCCTCATTCAAATCAAGGTCCATCTTTGAGGCCGCTATTTTCAGAGCCTCAATAGCCGTAGCCACCGTATAGCTATTCCCGGTAGTGACAGCAATATCCAGCCCTTTTTTAACAGTAATCCCTCCATCCCCGGCTACGGAAGTAAAAGCTCCCAAACCAATGATTTTTGCCTTTTTCTCCTGGGCCAGAAAACCACACTCGCGAATTTTACGAGCCACAAAAGGAAAGGGATACTCAAGAAGCACCCGGGGGGTCATAGGTAACCCTACGAAATAACCTTCTATTTCCTTGCCAGTAGCCCGAGAACGAACTCCGTGAACCTCGGATAAGATAAAAGGCTTCACCCTGGAAGCCAGAAATTCCACCGCTCTGGAAGGAAGAATTTTTAGGGGCTTGAAATGATCCTTGATATCCTGAGCAGACATGGCGTGGATTATAAATGCGAAACGGTCTTTATCCATCCTCCATCACCAGCTTTAAAATTTTTATCCCTGACAGGATTTCTGGAGTGCCTCCAGCATGGCCTGCAAGTTTTCCTGCATTTTCTTTTTGAGGAAAGCACTTATCAGACCTCCCACCAGGGGAAGGCCCAGGTCGTACTCGATTTCGAGCTCTACCCGAGTTTTTTCTTCTCCCGCCTCGACAAAGCGCCACACTCCTTCGTACTTTTTGAAATCGCCACCCGTTGCGTAAAAACGGCACTCCCGGGCTGTGTCATCCCAGACATCTCTTTCAGTCCACTTGACTTCCCGACCCTGAAACTCTCCTTTCCAGAAACTCTCTACCTCGCTTCCTTCCTGTTTCAATATCTTAACTTCTTTAAGATCTGGCAAAAAACTTGCCAGCCGTTCGATATCTTTGGCTTTCTGGTAAACGTCATCCGGGTTGCCTTCAATCACTATTTCACCACGTACTCTGGCCATTGAGCTCTCACCCTCCTATTTCCTCCAGAATTCCCTGAACGCTTTTTAGTGATGCCTCGAAAACCTCAAGCACCAGATCCAGCTCTTCTTTAGTAATCACCAGCGGTGGTTCCAGACGTATAACCTTGGGATTGTTCAGGGTATAAGCAACCAGCACCCTGCGCTGTGCCATCTCCATGGCGAGAAGCGAAGCTACATCAGAGTCAAAAAATTCAACCCCGACGAGCAAACCCTTACCGCGTACCTCCTTAATGAGGGGAGCAAACTGGATAGCCAAGCCTTGAAGAGCAGAAAGCAGGTATTCCCCCTTGCGAGCGGCTTGTTGGGGAATTTCTTCTTCCTGCAAAACCTTAAGCGTCTCGATTCCCGCTGCACAGCTCAGGGGGTTGCCACCCAAAGTTGAACTGTGGATAAAAGGATTGTCCTCGAAAACCGTCCAGATCTGGGGGGTGCTCATGAAAGCCCCCAGCGGCAGCACTCCGCCTCCCAGCCCTTTGGCCAGAGCCAGAATATCCGGCACCACTCCATAATGCTCGCAAGCAAACATAGCGCCCGTTCTACCCAAGCCGGTTTGCACTTCATCCAGAATCAACAATGCTCCTCTCGCATCACAGATTTTGCGTACTTCAGAAAGGTAATCAGGCGGAGGGAGGATGATGCCACCTTCTCCCTGGATGGGTTCAAGAATCACCGCAGCAGTCTGCTCATCAACAGCCTGAGCCATAGCTTCTGCGTCTCCAAAGGGAACCTGATAAGTTTCCGGCAAAAGCGGTTCAAAAGGCTTTTTATAAACTTCACGGCCGGAAACGCTCAACGCTCCCATGGTTTTGCCGTGAAAACCGCCCAGGGCTGAAACCAGCTTTTTACGCCCCGTGTAAAAGCGCGCCAGCTTGATTGCTCCCTCCACTGCTTCAGCACCGCTATTACAGAAAAAGGAATACTGGAGCTCTCCTGGAGTGATTTGCGCGAGCATCTCAGCAAGGTCGGCCTGCTGGCGATTAAAAAGGGTGCGGGTGGACAGCGGAAGGTAATCGAGTTGCCTTTTCACGGCTTCAACCACCCGGGGATGATTGCGACCCACGTTGAAAACTCCAAATCCGCCTATGCAGTCAATATATTGGTTGCCAAAAATATCCCATACTTTGGCACCCTTTCCCTTCCACTCCACAGTGTTAAAGTTGGCAAACTTAAAAAGGCGAACCAAACCAGGGTTGATAAATCGAGCATATTTTTCGACTGTTTCCTCCACAAAACGCTTTTTGTCTTCTTCGCTGCATTGCTCAATCCAGTCCATTGTAATCGCCTCCTCAAAAAGGCTCGTCATTTCACCTCGTTGAGTACTACCACCCGAGGCCTGAAACCTGTCCTGTGCATGAGAGAAAGATACTCTTCAGGGGCAATCTCTTCGGGCTTTCGCTCCAGCAGAGCCACAAAAACTGCTTGCAAAACGTTGGTACCAAAAGACCTGCCCTGGATTTCAGGCGTGGTGGTTATCAAAAGGTGCACCCCCATACCACGCAGTTCTTCAAGGTCTTCCGCAGTAACTGTATTAGTGATGATAATTTTTCCAGGTAATTTCGGGGGAGCAAAACGCCGGATATAAAGAAAGTCTCCCCCCACAACATCGGAGCGCTCAAAATAGAAAGGGAAGCGAGGGGTGCGTTCTTCCTGCTTCTTTCCCGTGGGATAGAGAACATCTATGGGTAGGCGCCTTAAAACCGGCATCATCAAAACGGAAAGGAAACGAAGCGTCCACAGCCTGCGCAAGGCAATAGGAATACCCAAAGCGAAGGGCATATCGGCAATGAGCAGAGAACAACCGGCACGGTGGAGGCCTTCAGCCAGACCATAGCGGTCCATACCACTCATGATAAGGGCAATTTTTCCTTTCCAATCCACCAATCCCTCGCGCTGCAAAAGAAGGGGAATTTCACATTCCCAGACACCTTTCAGTTCACCACCATCAACGATAGGCGTTTTGCGAGCTCCTTCCACCAGCCGGGCAACATCCTTCACCAGGTAGCGGTACTTCCCAGCCCGCAAATAGAGGTCTGCTCCTCCCAGTCCAAAGGCATCGACTTTCCCATCCAGTTCTCTTAAAAGCTCCTTAAACCGCTCTTTATCACCATCCACGCCTATTCTTTCTATAATGACTTTCTGGCCTAAGAGCTCGATTTCTGCCCGGTGATTTCTGCGAGAAGAACCCAGGCTAATACTAACCACTCTCTTGGGCTTCATCCCTCTCATCCTCCACAGCTTGAAACACCAGACTACCCTCCAGTGTTGCACCTGGCACAATTCCTGCGCTTTTTGCAAGCACTACACCTCGCATAACGCTACCTCTGAGAAAATAGGCTTTCCCCACCCTGGAATTTGCATCGATTTCTCCCCAGAGTTCCAGATACCTGGCCTCCACCCTTCCCTTAACCTGGCCGCCCCTGGCAATCAACAAAGACCCACAGCTGACCTCCCCATCCATTGTGCCATGAATCAGAGCAGCCTCCTCGTTTTTCAAGGTGCCTCTGACCACGCTTCCCTCCCCCAAAAGCAGCATTTCTTGGGGATTTATGCGCTCAAGTATTGAGTTCATCGATAATCCTCAACCCCTCAAGAGTCAAAACCGGGTTAAAAACATCCACGAAGTCGCAGTAACGATGCAGAAAAATACCCCAGCCACCAGTAGCTATCACCCGAGCTTCCTGTGAAAACTCCTCCTTCATGCGTCTGACGATTTCCCGGCTCAGACCAATGTAACCAAAAAATATCCCTGCGTGCATTGCTTCAACGGTGTTCCTGCCAATGCAATGCTCGGGAACTTCAATGTCCACCTTGGGAAGCTTGGCTGTCTTCTCATAGAGAGCCTCACGGGCCATGCCGATTCCCGGCGCTATAACCCCGCCCAGATACTCTCTTTTTCTGGTAATAGCGCAGAACGTGGTAGCCGTTCCAAAATCAATCACGATGAGGTCACCACCATAAAGGTGAGATGCAGCCACAGCGTTGACTACCCGGTCTGCACCCACTTCCCGAGCCTCTGCCTTTATAGCCAAACCCGTTTTTACTCCTGGACTCACTTTCAAGACTGAGAGTCCGTTTTTCTTAACGAAAAGTAGGTCTAGGACGTTCAGAACCGGTGGCACCACACAGGAGATGGCCACCCGTCTGATTGCATTGAATTCTATTCCACTATTTTCCAAAAGGTTCCAAAAAAGAAGATACCACTCGTCTTCTGTCCTCCGGATAGAGGTGGAAACCCGAAAAGAACAAAGAAGTCTCCCTGCTTCAAAAACACCGAAGTTAGTGTGCGTGTTACCTACATCAATGCAAAGGAGCATACAAGTTCAAACCACCTTTTGCAAAACACGTACTATCGGATACACAATGACTGCCGAAATTAAAAGCTCTAAAGAACCATTCAGCGCAAAAACAGGCAAAACCTGCTGCCAGGTAAAGTACTTCATCAATACCATCAACCCTAAAACACCAACCGTGTTGGTGAAAGTACCAGCTAAGGCTGCTACCAGAATAGCATATCTGTTTTTGCCCAGCAACGCAAAAACGTAGTAGGCAACCACTCCAATCAACAAACGAGGGACAAAACAGGCCACCAGATTACCCAGAAAAAGGTGCATGGTAAAAAACCCCAAAACCAGCCCGACCAGGGCTCCTACCAAAGGACCACCCAACAGACCACCGATTATGGCCGGAATGTGCATTACCGTTGCGTAACCGGAAAGGTTAGGAACGGGGATCAAGCCCAGGGGGGTTAGACCCAAAATGGCTGAAATGGCTCCCAAAATACCAGCCAGAAGGATTTTACGCAGAGGCAATCGGGAATAAACCCCCGCTCCAGTTCTTCCAGATACCGGACGGGACATGAAAAATCACCTCCATCGCCGCCACTTGAGGGTCGGCGTTTTTACTTTTATTTAATTTAAAACATTATATCACTACATGCAGGTATACCTGGAGTCCCCTTAGCCCGACGCGCTGCATTAACAGTGGCTTTTCCTACTCCCTCATAAACAGCCCTTACAATTTCAAGGTAACCTGCCCTTTTTCTTTTTCTGCCAGCAACCAGAAAGGCCAGGTCACCGTCATAGAGAGTCGCCAGAGGACGTACACAGAGGGCAAGGGCTGAATGCACCACTCCCGAGAGAGCTTCCAGTTCCTCCCGGGAAAGCTCAAAAGAGAAAAAAAGCAAAAGCAAAGTGGTATTGAACGGTGAACCTGAAAAATTACCTGACGTACCGAAAAAGCCCACCGGCTTCCCACCTGCGCCGCGCACTCCAGCCAAAAGCTTTCCTTCAAAGGGGTCATACACATCACCAAGAGCATTACAAACCACAAAGCTATCAACGTAGCCTCCACTCACTTCAACCCTCGACCAACCAAAGCCGCCTTTCATGGCACGACCTAGACCTAAAGCTTTGCCGACTGTAGCTCCCGCACCAGCTCCTACACTGCCTTCTTGGGGCGGAAAAGAAGCTCGCTGAGCAGCCAGATAACCCCACTCCGGAGCAGGAAGAATCCCTCCTGAAACTTCAAGGTCATAAATAACCGCCCCAGGCACAATGGGAACTGGGCCAGCTTGAGTAGGAAAACCTTTTCTCTGCTCTCTGAGGAAAGCGACCACTCCCTCTCCAACACAGAGACCAAAAGCACTGCCCCCGGAAAAAAATATCGCGTCAACACTTTCCACCAGATTACCAGCCCGAAGCACTGAAACTTCTCTTTCACCAGGAGCTTTTCCCAAAACCGAGGCTACCGCACGGTTGGGCTCCGAAAAAAGAAAAACCGTACACCCTACCAGGGCGCTTTGATGTTGATAATGGCCGACTTTGACACCACTTTCCAGTTCGATCATCTTCAGGAAAGTTTACACCCACAATAAGGACAAAGCTTGAAATCTGGAGACACCTTCTTGCCACAGTTGGGGCAGACTCCTACTGCTTCTGGTTTTTCTTTCAGGGCCTCCGGAGGCATATTTTTCTGGGTTTCAGCAATGGTTTTTTGCCAGGTAGCAAGTTCCACCATGCTGTCGAAGTACACTTCTCGTTCCCGCTGCCACTCGTCCCGATAGCGCACCAGGAGATACTCTGGTTTCTGATTAATGCGTCTTCGGTTAAGAAACAGGAGGCTCCTGTCTCTGTGGAACAGTTCCTTTTCCGGAATCGCTTCAACCGCAGTAATAGAGCTGAGGGGGATTCGAAAAATCACCTTTTCAAAAGGAGGGGCGATGCCAAAAATATTGGGGCCTTTTTCAAAATTTTCAAACCACAGGCTCCTGGACATTAAATAAAGGAGGCCCTCCGTTTTGGTTTCAAAGCGAGGATGGCCTCCCAGATAGCGTGCAAACGAAGAAAGAACTTTTTTTTCTCCAAACTCTCTTTCTTTTTCCGCCCAGAACTCGGTTACATTGACTTCCTTGCCCCGGCGCTTTACACTCCAGACGATAGCGCCCAGCAGCAAAAACCCTATCAGCAACAAGTACCCAAAGGCATTCATGGGAATTACACTAAGATTTGTTGTTGCTGCTCTCGGAAGAACTACTACTACCGCAGGTCGAACAACTGCTGGAGGTGCAGGAGCTGCAAGAGCTGCTGCTTGAGTCAGAGCTGCTTCCCGAAGAACGGTAATCAGTGCAATAAAAACCGCTACCTTTAAAAACAAAACCCACGCTTTTACTGATTAAGCGTTTTACTCTCCCCTTACAAAAGGGACACTCCTGAACCGGTTTATCGCTGAATGATTGAAACTCTTCAAAAGTTTTGCCGCAATCTATGCACTGATACTCATAAATTGGCATGACCAACACCTCCAAAAATCAAAAGCCCGGCAAAGGAGAACATCCCCTACCGGGCTTCTCCCTCTATATTATACCCTATCAATACTCAGGCATTGGCGGAGTCTGCTGTTTTTCTTTCTCCGGTATTTCAGTTACCACGGACTCAGTGGTAAGCATTACTGAAGCCACACTTGCTGCATTCTGAAGTGCAGTTCTGGTCACTTTGGTAGGATCAATAATTCCTGCTTCAATCATGTCCACGAACTCTCCAGTGAGTGCGTTGTAACCCATGTTGGGATTGTCAAACGACTTGATGCGCTCGACAATTACCGAACCCTCTTCTCCAGCGTTTTCGGCAATCATCTTGGCGGGTTCATCCAGAGCTTTCTTGACAATCAGAGCTCCAATCTTTTCATCGCCGTCAAGCTGCAGTGCGTCAATAGCCTTAGCTGCACGAATGAGCGCCACACCACCGCCAGGAACAATGCCTTCCTCAACTGCTGCGCGAGTTGCATGGAGTGCGTCTTCAACTCGGGCTTTCTTCTCTTTCATTTCAGCTTCAGTGGCTGCACCTACCCGGATAACTGCCACACCACCAGCAATCTTGGCCAGTCTCTCCTGCAGTTTTTCACGATCATAATCGGAAGTGGTTTCTTCGATTTGGCGCTTGATCTGGTTCATTCTGGCTACTATGTCTTCTTTCTTGCCAGCACCCTCGACGATGGTGGTGTTTTCCTTGTCAATAACCACCTTGCGAGCCTGGCCCAGATCCTGTACCGTAACGTTTTCAAGCTTAATGCCCAGGTCTTCGGAGATGAAGCGACCACCAGTCACGATGGCAATATCCTCAAGCATTGCTTTCCTGCGGTCTCCAAAACCAGGAGCTTTCACTGCAGCACAGTTCAAAACGCCCTTTAGTTTGTTTACAACCAGAGTGGCCAACGCTTCGCCTTCCACGTCCTCAGCGATGATCAGAAGCGGTCTGCCCAGCTGAACTACCTTTTCAAGCAAAGGCAGCAGGTCTTTGACTGCTGAAATCTTCTTCTCATAGATGAGAATCAACGGATTCTCTAAAACTGCTTCCATTCTTTCTGGGTCAGTAATGAAGTACGGAGAAAGATATCCCCGATCAAACTGCAGACCTTCCACAACCTCCAGAGTGGTCTCCAACCCTTTGGCTTCTTCAACAGTGATTACTCCATCTTTTCCTACTTTTTCCATAGCATCAGCGATGATGCTACCAATAGATTCATCGTTGTTGGCAGCAATGGATGCAACCTGTGCAATCTCTTTGCGATCGCTGACTTCCTTGCTCATCTTCTTGAGCTCTTCAACCACTGCTTCCACTGCTTTGTCAATACCACGTTTGAGCAGCATGGGGTTAGAGCCCGCAGCAACATTGCGTAGACCTTCCCTGTAAATGCTCTCAGCCAAAACGGTAGCAGTGGTGGTTCCGTCACCGGCAACATCGCTGGTTTTCGAAGCCACTTCTTTAACCAGCTGCGCACCCACGTTTTCATTGGGATCAGCCAGCTCTATTTCCTTAGCAACGGTAACCCCGTCTTTAGTGATAGTGGGTGAACCAAATTTCTTTTCAATAACCACGTTTCTCCCTTTGGGGCCCAGAGTAACCTTAACAGCATCGGCCAGAGTTTTAACGCCCCGCAGTATGGCTTGACGTGCTTCTTCCTCAAAAATTATCTGTTTGGCCATTATCCGCTGACCTCCTTTCTCCTTTGTCGGTTATTCTTCAATAATACCCAGTATATCGTCCTCGCGCATGATGAGATATTCTTCTTCATCAAGCTTCACTTCGGTGCCAGCGTACTTGCCAAAAAGCACCTTGTCCCCTTCTTTGACTTCCAGGGGTTTGCGATTTCCATTTTCGTCAACCTTGCCCGTA
This portion of the Thermatribacter velox genome encodes:
- a CDS encoding quinate 5-dehydrogenase, translating into MKPKRVVSISLGSSRRNHRAEIELLGQKVIIERIGVDGDKERFKELLRELDGKVDAFGLGGADLYLRAGKYRYLVKDVARLVEGARKTPIVDGGELKGVWECEIPLLLQREGLVDWKGKIALIMSGMDRYGLAEGLHRAGCSLLIADMPFALGIPIALRRLWTLRFLSVLMMPVLRRLPIDVLYPTGKKQEERTPRFPFYFERSDVVGGDFLYIRRFAPPKLPGKIIITNTVTAEDLEELRGMGVHLLITTTPEIQGRSFGTNVLQAVFVALLERKPEEIAPEEYLSLMHRTGFRPRVVVLNEVK
- a CDS encoding FAD-dependent oxidoreductase — protein: MSKKVVIIGGVAAGPKVAAKLKRLDPEAEVVILEKGKFLSYAGCGLPYYIGGDIKEQKELMETPVGVMRDPEYFEKMKGVKVYNRTEALRIDRKKKEVEARRIDTGEVFSLTYDYLVLATGAEVAIPPIKAVDLENPNTELKLLDLGHVYTLHGIEDAEAIRWTIREKLAKKAVIIGGGLIGMEMTESLVKSGLEVTIIEVLPEILPILDEDMGILVRRYCQKKGVTVKVGERVERVEGEGGTVKRVITDKSSYEADLVILATGFRPNADLARKAGLEIGPNGGIKVDLFLRTSDPCIFACGDCVEVENLVCGKSAYMPMGSLANKQGRVVAINIAGGSEAFRGAVNSVIFKLFDYTIARCGLGVRQAKEMGYEVEYALVPAPDRAHYFPGAKRVITKLVVDKKSGKLLGGQFLGEGEVTKSVYAVATALHYGATIEEISNLDVPYAPPYASAIDNICVAANVVRNKLEGKMVGISPLEVERKRKRGEDFLLLDVRTPAEYQKVRIPGSTLIPLGALRSKLDTLPRDKEIVVFCAVSLRGYEASLILKAAGFENVKVMDGGLACWPYEVET
- a CDS encoding ECF transporter S component yields the protein MSRPVSGRTGAGVYSRLPLRKILLAGILGAISAILGLTPLGLIPVPNLSGYATVMHIPAIIGGLLGGPLVGALVGLVLGFFTMHLFLGNLVACFVPRLLIGVVAYYVFALLGKNRYAILVAALAGTFTNTVGVLGLMVLMKYFTWQQVLPVFALNGSLELLISAVIVYPIVRVLQKVV
- a CDS encoding aminotransferase class III-fold pyridoxal phosphate-dependent enzyme encodes the protein MEQCSEEDKKRFVEETVEKYARFINPGLVRLFKFANFNTVEWKGKGAKVWDIFGNQYIDCIGGFGVFNVGRNHPRVVEAVKRQLDYLPLSTRTLFNRQQADLAEMLAQITPGELQYSFFCNSGAEAVEGAIKLARFYTGRKKLVSALGGFHGKTMGALSVSGREVYKKPFEPLLPETYQVPFGDAEAMAQAVDEQTAAVILEPIQGEGGIILPPPDYLSEVRKICDARGALLILDEVQTGLGRTGAMFACEHYGVVPDILALAKGLGGGVLPLGAFMSTPQIWTVFEDNPFIHSSTLGGNPLSCAAGIETLKVLQEEEIPQQAARKGEYLLSALQGLAIQFAPLIKEVRGKGLLVGVEFFDSDVASLLAMEMAQRRVLVAYTLNNPKVIRLEPPLVITKEELDLVLEVFEASLKSVQGILEEIGG
- a CDS encoding type III pantothenate kinase encodes the protein MLLCIDVGNTHTNFGVFEAGRLLCSFRVSTSIRRTEDEWYLLFWNLLENSGIEFNAIRRVAISCVVPPVLNVLDLLFVKKNGLSVLKVSPGVKTGLAIKAEAREVGADRVVNAVAASHLYGGDLIVIDFGTATTFCAITRKREYLGGVIAPGIGMAREALYEKTAKLPKVDIEVPEHCIGRNTVEAMHAGIFFGYIGLSREIVRRMKEEFSQEARVIATGGWGIFLHRYCDFVDVFNPVLTLEGLRIIDELNT
- a CDS encoding zinc ribbon domain-containing protein; its protein translation is MFLKVAVFIALITVLREAALTQAAALAAPAPPAVVRPAVVVVLPRAATTNLSVIPMNAFGYLLLIGFLLLGAIVWSVKRRGKEVNVTEFWAEKEREFGEKKVLSSFARYLGGHPRFETKTEGLLYLMSRSLWFENFEKGPNIFGIAPPFEKVIFRIPLSSITAVEAIPEKELFHRDRSLLFLNRRRINQKPEYLLVRYRDEWQREREVYFDSMVELATWQKTIAETQKNMPPEALKEKPEAVGVCPNCGKKVSPDFKLCPYCGCKLS
- a CDS encoding type II toxin-antitoxin system RatA family toxin, with product MARVRGEIVIEGNPDDVYQKAKDIERLASFLPDLKEVKILKQEGSEVESFWKGEFQGREVKWTERDVWDDTARECRFYATGGDFKKYEGVWRFVEAGEEKTRVELEIEYDLGLPLVGGLISAFLKKKMQENLQAMLEALQKSCQG
- a CDS encoding P1 family peptidase — encoded protein: MIELESGVKVGHYQHQSALVGCTVFLFSEPNRAVASVLGKAPGEREVSVLRAGNLVESVDAIFFSGGSAFGLCVGEGVVAFLREQRKGFPTQAGPVPIVPGAVIYDLEVSGGILPAPEWGYLAAQRASFPPQEGSVGAGAGATVGKALGLGRAMKGGFGWSRVEVSGGYVDSFVVCNALGDVYDPFEGKLLAGVRGAGGKPVGFFGTSGNFSGSPFNTTLLLLFFSFELSREELEALSGVVHSALALCVRPLATLYDGDLAFLVAGRKRKRAGYLEIVRAVYEGVGKATVNAARRAKGTPGIPACSDIMF
- a CDS encoding shikimate dehydrogenase, translating into MDKDRFAFIIHAMSAQDIKDHFKPLKILPSRAVEFLASRVKPFILSEVHGVRSRATGKEIEGYFVGLPMTPRVLLEYPFPFVARKIRECGFLAQEKKAKIIGLGAFTSVAGDGGITVKKGLDIAVTTGNSYTVATAIEALKIAASKMDLDLNEEEISVVGATGSIGKACALILAEEGKKIRLVGRDPDKVRAVQKEIEDKLGIKVPGFVDVEEGIRNSRAILTVTSAIGGIIRADWIARGAVICDVARPRNVAHEVAKQRKDVLVIEGGVVDVPGDPDFGMDFGYPPGKAYACMAETMILTLEGRFEDYTLGKEVEVEKVKEITRLAEKHGFKVSGLRSFGREISDQEIILIKEEALKKNS
- a CDS encoding polymer-forming cytoskeletal protein — protein: MNSILERINPQEMLLLGEGSVVRGTLKNEEAALIHGTMDGEVSCGSLLIARGGQVKGRVEARYLELWGEIDANSRVGKAYFLRGSVMRGVVLAKSAGIVPGATLEGSLVFQAVEDERDEAQESG